AGCTGTTCAAGAAGAAGCAGGACGGGTGCGTGAGGTCGGTGTTCGTGCCATGACGTTCCACCGCGACGTCGCCGACGGCGTCCACCGCCTCGACGTCGGCCACGTGAGCTGCTACCTGCTCGAGGGGGCGGGCGGCGGGCTCACGCTCGTCGACGCCGGGCTGCCCGCCGTGTGGCCGGTGCTCGGGCGTGCCCTGCGCGAGCTGCGCCGCAGCCCCGAGGACCTGCGCGCCGTCGTGCTCACGCACGCGCACTTCGACCACCTCGGAGTCGCCGAGCGCCTGCGCCGGCGCGGCGTCACCGTGTGGGGCCACCTGCACGAGCACGAGCTCGCGCGCCACCCGTACCGCTACAGCCACGAGCGGACCCGCGCCTCCTACCCGTTCCGCTACCCGAGGGCGGTGCCGATCCTGGGCGGGATGGTCCGCGCGGGCGCGCTCCAGGTCCGGGCGGTGCGCGAGGTGCGGCCGATGCCGACGGGCACCCGGCTCCCGGTGCCCGGCGAGCCCGAGGTCGTGTTCAGCCCGGGGCACACGTGGGGCCACTGCGCGCTGCACGTGCGCGACCGGGACGTGCTGTTCTCCGGCGACGCCCTCGTGACGCTCGACCCCTACACCGCGCACACCGGCCCGCGGATCATCGCGGGCGCCGCGACGGCCGACAGCGGGCTCGCGCTGCGGTCGCTCGACGCGCTCGCCCGCACGCGCGCGGGGCTCGTGCTGCCGGGGCACGGCGAGCCGTGGACCGGGGGGATCCGGGCGGCCGCCGCGGAGGCCAGGTCCGCCGGGCCGTCGTGAGGCTCAGCCCGCGAGGCGTGCGGCGAGCCGGTCGAGCAGCTCCTCGTGCGCGGCCACGACCCGCGGGCGTGCCTCGTCGAGCGGCCACCAGCGCACCACGTCGAGCTCCGGGAACGTCGCCTGCCGGCCGGAGCGCGGCGGCCACTCCATCGTGAACGTCCCGGGCGTGCCCGCACCCGGGTCGAGGTCGCCCTCCCGCGCCCACACCGCGACGACCTTGCCGCCGCGCTGGCGCACCTCGCCGAGCGGGACGTCGGCGCCGGGCGGCGGCGGCTGCCC
The Cellulomonas sp. NS3 DNA segment above includes these coding regions:
- a CDS encoding NUDIX domain-containing protein → MATSAGLLLHRRVDGRVEVLLGHMGGPFWARKDARAWTIPKGEYVPPEDPLDAAVREFTEEVGQPPPPGADVPLGEVRQRGGKVVAVWAREGDLDPGAGTPGTFTMEWPPRSGRQATFPELDVVRWWPLDEARPRVVAAHEELLDRLAARLAG
- a CDS encoding MBL fold metallo-hydrolase → MTFHRDVADGVHRLDVGHVSCYLLEGAGGGLTLVDAGLPAVWPVLGRALRELRRSPEDLRAVVLTHAHFDHLGVAERLRRRGVTVWGHLHEHELARHPYRYSHERTRASYPFRYPRAVPILGGMVRAGALQVRAVREVRPMPTGTRLPVPGEPEVVFSPGHTWGHCALHVRDRDVLFSGDALVTLDPYTAHTGPRIIAGAATADSGLALRSLDALARTRAGLVLPGHGEPWTGGIRAAAAEARSAGPS